In the genome of Arachis stenosperma cultivar V10309 chromosome 2, arast.V10309.gnm1.PFL2, whole genome shotgun sequence, the window ttgttattttttttgtcaatggcataaaataattttaaaaatgaaaataataataataaattaataatgttGTAATTACTACCGTCCAACAATCATAAATTCAAATTGAAAGGACAAACGGGTGGTCTTTCCGCCATTTGCATCTTTTCAGCTTCTCATAAACCAACAATGGATTCTTCATCCATTTGCCCTTTCTGCCATTCCTCCCAACTCCAATGGTATCAATTTTataatctattatatattactaatctTACAATTAAAATAGGTTATATGTCGCTCTCTCATtgcaattgaaatcaaatttttctttctaaaattaaagagttctctcctttttttctcattttttctatCTCTCACATTCCTTCACTCACTTACTCTATCTCTTTTttatatcattatcaataactaattataaatttaataattaaaatatgcaatataatattctctattttaattaaaattaaaatataattatattattatattactaattatttaaCTATCAAAATATACCCATGATACTTTCATTCAAAttgagataaaatattttttttaaaattaataaactcctTTTTCCATTCTCTTATCTACCTATCtttctttctctatttctctttatctttttcactctatatataacttatattttatattagacAAAAATTCAGGTACAGTTAACTTCATATGAGGTTGATAACTTAGatgataatttagtcaaatctgtcaaattatttaacgacTCTCAACTATCAATTTCATATGAAGTTAAACTGCATCCGAATTTCCACCTTTATAGTATTAATTTAACAAACCAAAATGTGTCATAAAATATTCTttcattacaattaaaataaatttttttctctaaaactaagaaatttcctctctttctttttttatctctcttttttgttttttcttttattttttatttctttctgtaacacagaaaaataaaattaataaaataatataattcaaataaatttataaaactataaaaaatacaataaatttataattaaatataattaaaaaataatcacacgatattattcaaataaaaatatatattattatatatatattttttatttaattttagatttttactatttatttttttaattgatattttcacttctcttctttcaaatatttattacatataatttatagAGAATAATAATATTGTGATTAATTAGAATCAAGATtcaaatgttttaaaaaaaattaattttgagttaattttataattatcaatataaaattttttatactaatatctaattatatttatatatataaaaaatattatttttaaataacaagtattaaaattaattattttcatttATGCAATAAACTTAACacctaattaaatataaaagtatatacattaaattcttttataatgagtgttaaaattaattattagtaaaaaaataaactttcacataaaaataataactaaaaagcttattatttaattttgttaatctACTGAAATCCtgttctttttaaatttttagtcgatgaaattttttatcttttatgatttttttgtaaaagtagttcaattttataaattgtttataatttataatgtCATGACAAAAACGacgaaattttaaaattttcttattcAGGTAAAAACACTAGTATCATACATaaatgaacaaacattattaatcGTAACATACTAACATTgcattgatttatttatttatttattttgaatattaCATTCATTGGTACATTGCAAGTGCAGGCACGCCAACAATCACTTCTTAATGATATATATCGCTACTTTTTGGTACTCAATGACCAATTTCAATAATCAGTTCAACTGCTAACCGAAGGCTTGTCCGGTTTGAACAACTATCAAAATCATCAGAATTGAGAAACAGAATCAGACTGAAAAAGTGGTCCAAAACCCAATACTTATAAAAGCCATTCTATTACCTACTTCTGGCAGTAGAAACAAAGGCATGTATAAAAGCTTGGAACCAATATTTGATTTGCTTTGATTTGATTTGTATTATATCCATAATTTTACAGTGAATGATACTGTAAAAACTAAAGCGAAAAGTCAAGTACAAAGCACGTACAAAGCAATTGTAATATGGTACATGCAAGGTAGAACCCATGGACCATAGCCTTTTATAACTTAAATATTCCTACCAAGGCTGCACTTGTTCTTCATCGACCCCAGTTTGAATAGGAAAATGTCCTGCCGTCCAAAATTCACCATTCATATTTTGGGCAAGCAAACCACTATGGTCATCATGCTTAGCCTCAAAATCCAAGTCTTCAAATATTTCCTCAAAACCATCATCATAACCATCTTCAAAATTATCAATATCAAAATTGTCATCATAATCAACATCACTGTCGTCCTCATTATTTTCATCAGTATCACTGAAACCACCAAGAAACTTGTCAATCCTGCCCCTTCTTCGTTCTCGTCTCATTCTCTTCGATTCCCTAACTAACTCACTCCATTTATTGCGTAAGAACAATATCTCATCCTTCTCCAATAACTCACCCTTCTCACCAAACCCCTCTACCAAGAAAACGGAGTGCCGCTGCCCTTTCAAACTCACATAAAACAATTCCGGATGTCTTTTAATCATTGCTCTCAACTTGTTTGGGAGACCGAATTCCTTTCTGAAATGGGTCAAGTGGTCTATTAAAGTACTCTTTTCAATCATCATCCCAAGAACCTCTCTTACTACAGAGCAAGATCTCTTTTCTGCTTCCAATGATACCTTGGCTAAAGAATCAACAGGGTTCCTATAAGGGCACAATTCGGGAATTTCTTCAAATTTTAGCAAGAAACTCTGGTGACGTCTCTTTATGTTAAGCCCTTTTCTAAGTCTTAGTTGTTTGAACTTTAAAGGCCGATCAACTATTAAATCAGGAGAACGAAATGCAAGAGGCGGTAAAGGCTTTGCCAAGTTCGAGTCCCAAGATACAAGCTCAAGTGCACGGCCATAGGAAGTTTCAACAGTCTTGAATTTATCTGGAAAATCGTTGCACAAACGGGATCTAAAATTAGGAGGAAGACCAAGATCTGGAGCAAGGTGAACCAACTTTGATAGGAGTAACCGGTGGTGAGATGATAACATAAGAAGCTTCTGGAGTTTGGTTGCCAAAGTGGTGGAAATGGAGGATTGAAGAGTGAGTTCCTCAGCAGCAAGGGCAGCAGCAGCTGGAGTTAGACGCACACATAGTTGAGGATATAActttgttgcattaagtggcTTAGGTGGCCATGGTATAGTGAAGAGTTCAAAAATAGAAGGGTACCGATGGATCATAGCAAGTATGGAGTGAGGCGTAGAAAGAGTAAGATAAGACCAGCATTTAGAGAGAATGTGAAGAGGAAGATAATGTTTTGGTTTAGAAAGAAGTAAGGTTTTCAGCTTTTGAATAAACCGAGTTTTATTCTTCAAAACAACACGCCTATCAAGACCAGTGTCACGTACATGTTTGACTGAGGAACAATAAATTGAAATCGAGATGTTGCTGAGGTCATTATTATGTTCCTTTTGTTTTCTGAAGGTGGAACAGGACAAAGAAGATGTCTCGGAAAGAAAGCTGGAACCTAAGTCACTGACTAGTTTGTTATTACTGAATTGATAAGGAAGGCACAATGCCATTTTTATTGTTTCAACCACTCACACTTAACctgaaaatgagaaaaaaataaaataagaaccAAGAAGATAAAACTTCCTGAGATAAAATACCAAGGTCACAAAACAACCCTTGGTTTCCTAAAATCTTGAACTTCTTGGAGGCTTCTTGACAATTCGGCACAGAATACTTAATTAGAATGAAATATTGAAATATAATTCTAATTAACAAGGATTTGACAACAGAAATTAGAAATACATAAAGTAAGGACTTCACTCCTTAAATTCAGAGTTACAGTAACATGAAGGATCATAACATTGGCAAATCTTTGGTGGATAATCAATCAATCATATCCTAAAAGCACAACCTGTCAATTCTGCAAATTAAGAGTAAAGTCTTACATTTCAGGGCTCTTCTAAGTAGAAACCTTATTAACATAGAGACTAGTTTCTTTCCAATGATATTATGTTTTTACATAACTGCCTCAAGAAACTTGCTATTAGAAATTCAATTTGACATTTGAAGTGGAAATCTTATGCAATAATCCTATGGCCATTCAACTTTTCTGGTAATCTTATAATTACCAAGAAGGTAAAAATCAATATATGCAATATACTAGTCATGAATGCATCAAATAAAGAAGGGCTCACATAAATCCAAGAATTCATCAATCCAGGCCAGCAAAAAGTACTGTGGCAGCACAGTGAAGAACAGGATAGCTACTATaccaaaaagaaaagataaaatgcAAATAACTTTACATCAAACACATAAGAATGATCAAACTCAAAATACTCGACAAAAAATGCTATGTGCACAATAAACATTAATTACCAAATCGACCGCCATGTATTTGTATATGAATACATGTGTTGCTTAACTCATTTTTtatgtgtattttgtatttcatGTGTTCTCCACGGGTGGCTTTTTTGGTATGAACTTAGCAAGGTTGAATACTCAAGACTTAGGGTTTCAAATTGCAGAGCTTCAATGTGTCATTGCACTATCTTCTTAAACGGTCTGAAACGGCATCAGACAGCAGCTTCCACATGAATGGAAATCACAGGAATGGAACAGCAAAAGATTCTTTCGAATTAATATTTGAAGAgtttaaaagaataaaacatgaaaagtgtttaggaaaaagagaatcaaaGAGAACAGCAAAAAGAAACTCAGCCAAATATTCTTTTCCCCACAGGATTGGGAAGAGGATCCCCCAATGTCCCAGTCAATGCGGAACTAGGGAAGGAGTGAAGCAAATGATAGTGGAAAATGATTCTCAGAGTGGCCTAAATTATGGTTTGGAATAAATTCACTAACGAATGAACTACCAGGAATGATTTCAAAGCAATCAAATTCATAATTGAGGAACCATCGACAAACAAGAGTGGACAATCATAAGCTACTTCATAACTATATGGTGGCTATTATGGAGAATTAGAAACAGACAAGTTAATGACAAAGACAGAGACTTCAGAAGACCAAAGCATCATATGCAAAAGATAATAATggaagtgaaaaagaaagaaccTTGCAAAGTTCCTTTGGGTATCACCACCGCGACATTTGCTTTCTCATCTCCCTCGCCATGCTTGTCTTCCTTTCTTCATGTGTTTCTTTTTGTCTGGTACTAATGACTATCTCCGAGtaaaaccaaataaaataaaaattaagttaGCTAAAGCTTAAGGATAACATTAGTTAAGACTCTTAAAATAGAATAAACATGAGCagaataatataaattttcagAACATTTTCACTACAGTTCAATTCATAGAACCTATTTACTATCCAACAATATAAATTCACACTATATAAAAACAGCAGCTTAATTCACCATATTCATATTAAAAGCAAcaaatcaaccctaaacaccaataatcagaaagaaaaaaaaagcaccAATCATCTACTAAACCTACATATTACACTACATATATTACACTGtaaaaacaaaatttgaataatctgccaaaaatcaacaaaatataattaacaacAATCACGATTCAACTCAATCAGTTAATCAATTAATCATTAAACAGATTATAATCCAATAACTTAGTAACGTTTAGAAGAGAaactgagactgagagacagagactaggAGAATGAGACTGAAATAagttttaatattgtgtttggtATAAAATGTACAAAACTGCATTATATCTCAGTATCCTATTTGGTTTGAGATAAAAGTAGCAAGGTTTtgagaaccggaccggtcatcAAACTGTTTTAGTCACTGGTTTAATGGTTCATTGGTCCAACCGGTTCAACCGATGGTTTAACCGGAAAAACCGTTTAagaatagaataataaataaattataaatatgcAAGTATTAAGTTGAGGGTATAGGGTAGTATGAAGTTTTTCCAATGGAGTGGTGAATTACTCTTTTAggattttcctttttttatattaaatgcAAAATTGCCATTTGAAAGCATGATACCAAGCAAGTACAATTCCTCACAATACACAAAATGTTAAAAGAAATATCTGACAAGAATAGGAAGAATATCAAATGAATTATCATAAATCCAACTGAAAAATAAACATAGTACTCGGATAAATAAATTTGATAACATTATTAATAACAAAGTTGGTAGTGGACTAGTGCTAGAAAGGCTTCACCAAATGAAGGTGCATACAGGCTTTAAGAGACAACAGACTTGGGTTTGTACAGTAGCATTTTGGATGAGTTGCTTTAAAGACCATTTGGTAAAACTAAGCTTTGAATAGGTACAATACAGGCTTCACCAAATGCTCATAACACACAGAAAGACAGTTTCTCAAGATACATAAATAAGTGCTCATCCTCTGAAAATAATCATCTGAATCGGTACAAGGTAGGAAAAAATGACCATAAGTCTCTTTACCCAAGTCAAAATAAACAACCATATCTGAACTCAACAATCAGCATTCAGCATCAAACATTACAAAACATTAACCAATAATAATACTAAACCTGCAACTAGCAATTACAAAACAGCAACAAACATTAGTACATTATAAAACATTCCAAAACAGTGACGACACTAAACCTGCATAGTAAATAATCTCAAAGACAATGATCACCAATATCCAgcaaataaacaataaatacaCAACAACAATTTAGCAAATAAACAAGAATAAGACCTAAATAGAAAATCCAACAAATTAAGTCGCAGCAACCTAACAATTTGGCAAATTAAAACAACAACAGCGCAACAATTTAGCAAATTATGAACTTAACAAGTTCAAGAACAGAAAAtcacaacaaaaacaaaaaacattAAAAGTAACAGAAGAACAACAGAACAACAACACAAGAACAATTAGCAAATTAACAAGTTCACAACAACAGTTAAAATTTACCATAAGAACACTAATGCAAGTGGAATAATCATGCTAATATGTTTTCTGCAAAGATGCTATTTGTGCAGCTAAAATTTCCTAATTACTGTGATCCAATTATTCTAATTTCACATGCAATCAACTTACTAAGTTTCTAAAAGCTAGAAATTATAAAACCAACCAGAAATATGGTtaaagcatttcatcaaacatggTGAGTGCGGTAAAATTAAAACGAAATAAGAGAATTCAAAGCTTAATCTCAATGTGATAGAGAAGAGAACATAACTATTGTAAGTTTGTAACTTTAATTCAGTCTATGAAAAATCCAAACCACtaccaaatcaaataattactTATTGTAATAGAAATCAGAAGTTGCAGAGTTTGAAGCAGAGTATTGGTGTTGTGTGAGTGTATTGTCTGGTGGCGGGTTTAGGGAACTCACGGCGGCGACAAAAGAGAGCAGTTCGACAGCTGGGTGGAGCGCGCGGGTTGGTCGCAGAGTTTGAAGCAGAGCAACGTGGCTTCCAGACGAACGCGAACTCGAACGGTGAACAGCGAGTGAACGCGAACGGTGAACGCCGAGCGAACGTGAACGGCGAAGAACGCGAACGTGAACGGCAAAGAAACCGCGACGGAAGCGCGGGTGAGCAGACAAAGACGACGGACGCCGAGCTCGAGGAAGCAGCCGCGATCGGTGACAGCGAACAGGGGTTGAAGACTTGGAGCACGAGGGATGTTAGATAACGGATGGCGAAATTTGAGTGCGACGGAGGGCGGCAGTATGCCACTCCTTGCGGCGGTTGTGTAGGCTTACAGTGCTagggttttgtggttgggtttgtgTGATTTCTctgaatgaaagaaagaaagggagaaagaaacGAAGGAGCTACCCTTTTTTGTGTAAACTGGCCGGGTTCCGGTTCGGTCCGACCTCCGGTTCACATCTAGTTCAATGGTTTTTTACCAGTTTTTTATTATCGGTTTTATATGCTTGATTGGACCATAATATTACTGGTTCGTGGTTGAATTAGTCCGGTCCAATCCAATTTTCAAAACATTGAaagtaaaaactaaaatatttgaaattactaaaatgctcttattaattaaaaaaataaaaaaagtctaAACCCACACACTCCTTCCCCTTtccccttttccttttctttctatgCTTTCTACTCGCTCTGCCTTTCCTTCTCTGCACGCACTCTCTCTCTTGGTCGCTCACTTTTTCTCACCCGCTCTATCGTCACTCTCGTTCGCTCTGCCGTCACCGCCAAATTCTACTATCACTCTTGCTTGCTCTACCGTCACCGTTGAGCTCCTCTGTCACTCTCGCTCGTTCTACCGTCACTGTCGAGCTCTTTCGTCACCGTCTTTGAGGTAGAATTGAAAGGgaagagaaggaaaaaaagCTGTGCAATAAGTGAGATGGCTCTGGTGGCTTAGCTGAGTGAAATAGCGAACTGCGTTTTTTGCTGAATTGGTTTTTCAAATCGCCATTTTCACGCTTCGAATTTCTCTCTGGAACAGCAATCCCTTCTTGTAGTGTTCATCAATGACTGGGTAGACTTATAAAGCCCTAGTTAAACCCCTTCATTCTCTCCTGTTTCTTTTTAACGTCCTTccattgttgttgaatctgatttatgatattattttgttgttgttaaatctgatttatgaaattgttgttgttgttgaatatGATTGATGagattattgttattattgttggCACTATTATTGTTGGTGGTGGAGGTATGGTGGTAGAGTGAAAGGTGGGGTGGGGTTGCGCGGTGGAGTGAGAGGTGAAAGATAaatttagaatataaaattttgaatgaaGGCATTTGAGAACGTCTCCAAAAACTTCTGTTACCTGTGTCTCTATTTTTTAGATGTActaaaatactgaaattttggtGATGGAGATTGAAATTTTAGTAGTCTCTGAGCCAATAAATATGATGCTGAGTCTTAATCCCCTAGTTTCCATCTCAATACTTCAAAATAAATGCTAACTAATtgaataacttaaaaaaaattaaaaagcttACCTGATGATGTGAAGGCAGAATGTGGGCAGAAAAGAGGGAGACCAAGCACGGTGAAACAGAGACTGGCGAGGGGGAGGCAACAACGCTGGATGAGGACGCAACAACGAGAGACACACACGAGCAACGAGACACAGTTAAGGCACAGGAGTTGGTGGACGTACTGAAGGGGCAGGGACGACGCGACGCAGACGGAGGTGACAGACGCGGACAAAGGTGCAAACCATGCGAATGATAGTCTGTGAACATTCATTTTTTACATGATAATCTGTGAACATTCATTTTTTGGAATACTAACACCTAAACTTGATTGTTTGATGCTAATAGGACCCTAATGACTGCAAACAGGCATGATCATCAGCGAATAAGTCCAAATACCAAGCCAACATTAGATCCGGCTGCTCTGTTAGAAACCATGAACGCTATGGCTATGAATATACATGGCTCAGTAGCTGCAACAAACCGGGCTATAGAGAATCTTGAATGATAGAATGGGATTGGTAATGGCATTAGCAACAGTAATGGTAATAGACATGGCACTGGATCATCTGAAAAAGATAGACCTCGAAAGATAGACCTATGACCTTGGCTACTTTTTTGAAAATCGATCCACGTCGATTCACTCGGACTACTAGTGCTACTAAGGCTGACGATTGGTTCTGAGACATCGAGAGGTCTCTTCAGGCACAACAAGTTTCCAAAGGATAATATGTGGAATTGCAACATACTTGTTGAAAGGAGACACATGGTACTTGTAGCATGGAGCATAGCAATTATTGAGACAAGGAGATGTTGAGGTTACCTGGGCCAATTTTAGGACAGCATTCTATAAGAAGTATTTTCCTCAATCGGCCCATAATGCAAACGAGCTTGAGCTGCTGCAGCTAAGACAGGGGACTATGTTGGTTGCTGACTACACTCGCAAGTCTAAGGATCTATATCGCTTCTCTAAAGTCCGTCAGGGAGTCCCCGCCGAACTTAAGGAATGGTAGTGTATTAAGTTTGAAGGGGGACTCAGAGAGGAACTTCTGGCTTTTGTTGGTCCAATTGAGATCAAGAACTTTGCTGAACTAGTCAATAAAGTCAGCTGGCAGATG includes:
- the LOC130962231 gene encoding protein WHAT'S THIS FACTOR 1, chloroplastic-like, whose product is MALCLPYQFSNNKLVSDLGSSFLSETSSLSCSTFRKQKEHNNDLSNISISIYCSSVKHVRDTGLDRRVVLKNKTRFIQKLKTLLLSKPKHYLPLHILSKCWSYLTLSTPHSILAMIHRYPSIFELFTIPWPPKPLNATKLYPQLCVRLTPAAAALAAEELTLQSSISTTLATKLQKLLMLSSHHRLLLSKLVHLAPDLGLPPNFRSRLCNDFPDKFKTVETSYGRALELVSWDSNLAKPLPPLAFRSPDLIVDRPLKFKQLRLRKGLNIKRRHQSFLLKFEEIPELCPYRNPVDSLAKVSLEAEKRSCSVVREVLGMMIEKSTLIDHLTHFRKEFGLPNKLRAMIKRHPELFYVSLKGQRHSVFLVEGFGEKGELLEKDEILFLRNKWSELVRESKRMRRERRRGRIDKFLGGFSDTDENNEDDSDVDYDDNFDIDNFEDGYDDGFEEIFEDLDFEAKHDDHSGLLAQNMNGEFWTAGHFPIQTGVDEEQVQPW